From Catenulispora sp. EB89, the proteins below share one genomic window:
- a CDS encoding nucleoside-diphosphate kinase, with amino-acid sequence MTDTGAPVERTLVLLKPDAVARGTMGRVLTRFEDALLKVVGSKMVWMDADLTRKHYFDLEERFGAGVYNATATFMQSGPVLALVLEGIDAVKTVRKLVGSTYPNEAAPGTIRGDFAHQNKAYATANGIAVANLVHASGNIDEAKQEVALWFSDEELFEYSTVAEKFVL; translated from the coding sequence ATGACCGACACCGGCGCCCCCGTCGAGCGGACGCTCGTCCTGCTCAAGCCCGACGCCGTGGCGCGCGGCACCATGGGGCGGGTCCTGACCAGGTTCGAGGACGCGCTGCTGAAGGTGGTCGGCTCCAAGATGGTGTGGATGGACGCCGACCTGACCCGCAAGCACTACTTCGACCTCGAGGAGCGCTTCGGCGCCGGCGTCTACAACGCCACCGCGACCTTCATGCAGTCCGGCCCGGTCCTGGCCCTGGTGCTGGAGGGCATCGACGCGGTCAAGACGGTCCGCAAGCTGGTCGGCTCCACCTACCCCAACGAGGCCGCCCCCGGCACCATCCGCGGCGACTTCGCGCACCAGAACAAGGCCTACGCCACGGCCAACGGCATCGCGGTGGCCAACCTGGTGCACGCCTCGGGCAACATCGACGAGGCCAAGCAGGAAGTCGCGCTGTGGTTCTCGGACGAAGAACTCTTCGAGTACTCCACGGTCGCCGAGAAGTTCGTGCTCTAG
- a CDS encoding site-2 protease family protein — MARKNLRLIKPGEYRPDWSQSARGGGISPIFLALVAGFAASGFALYKGYGSNRAGVFIFVLCGWLISLCLHEFMHAAAAYWGGDHTVARKGYLRLDPRVYGHPVLTFVLPLFFLLIGGLPLPGGAVAIESHRLRGKWKDSLVSAAGPAVNVVFSIVLLVVLGTWGPPWIFGPASPDHAALWSALTFLAYIQIASAILNLLPIPGLDGYGIIEPFLSADWRRIGAQIAPYGILIVFALLYALGPDRNFIARWAQDILDPHSPVNGEYFGYHLFKFWGSING; from the coding sequence ATGGCCCGCAAGAACCTGCGCCTGATCAAGCCCGGCGAGTACCGGCCCGACTGGTCGCAGTCGGCGCGCGGCGGCGGGATCTCGCCGATCTTCCTGGCGCTCGTCGCCGGCTTCGCGGCCAGCGGTTTCGCGCTGTACAAGGGGTACGGCAGCAACCGCGCCGGGGTGTTCATCTTCGTGCTCTGCGGCTGGCTGATCTCGCTGTGCCTGCACGAGTTCATGCACGCCGCCGCGGCGTACTGGGGCGGCGACCACACCGTGGCGCGCAAGGGCTACCTGCGGCTGGACCCGCGCGTGTACGGGCACCCGGTGCTGACCTTCGTGCTGCCGCTGTTCTTCCTGCTGATCGGCGGCCTGCCGCTGCCCGGCGGCGCGGTGGCGATCGAGTCGCACCGGCTGCGCGGGAAGTGGAAGGACTCGCTGGTGTCGGCGGCCGGGCCGGCGGTGAACGTGGTGTTCTCGATCGTGCTCCTGGTGGTGCTGGGCACCTGGGGTCCGCCCTGGATCTTCGGCCCGGCCTCCCCGGACCACGCCGCGCTGTGGTCGGCGCTGACGTTCCTGGCGTACATCCAGATCGCCAGCGCGATACTGAACCTGCTGCCGATCCCGGGCCTGGACGGATACGGGATCATCGAGCCCTTCCTGAGCGCGGACTGGCGGCGGATCGGGGCACAGATCGCGCCGTACGGGATCCTGATCGTCTTCGCGCTGCTGTACGCGCTCGGGCCGGACCGGAACTTCATCGCGCGGTGGGCGCAGGACATCCTGGACCCGCATTCGCCCGTGAACGGCGAGTACTTCGGCTATCACCTGTTCAAGTTCTGGGGAAGCATCAACGGATGA
- a CDS encoding Tex family protein gives MAATAASIHLRIAEELGVTERQVRSAVELLDGGATVPFVARYRKEVTEGLDDAQLRTLEERLRYLRELEERREAILESIRSQGKLDEALEAQILAADSKSRLEDIYLPFKPKRRTKAMIAREAGLEPLADALLGDPALDPTATAADYVDADKGVADAAAALDGARSILVERFGEDADLIGALRERMWSSGRITSKVREGKEEAGAKFSDYFDFAEPFTALPSHRILALLRGEKEEVLDLTFDPEDSDPDPGAPVTQSGYEVRIAKTFAIPSPTTPGAGVKWLNDTVRWAWRTRILVRLGVDIRMQLWTLAEDEAVRVFAANLRDLLLAAPAGTRATMGLDPGYRTGVKVAVVDATGKVVATDVIYPHVPQNKWNEALAKLASLVKVHKVELIAFGNGTASRETDKLAQELVANMPELKLTKIMVSEAGASVYSASAFASQELPDMDVSLRGAVSIARRLQDPLAELVKIDPKSIGVGQYQHDLAEGKLSRSLDAVVEDCVNAVGVDVNTASAPLLTRVSGIGSSLADNIVAHRDANGPFATRSAIKNVPRLGAKAFEQCAGFLRIPGGDDPLDASSVHPEAYPVVRRILATTGTGIKELIGDTKTLRALKPTEFADDTFGVPTVTDILAELEKPGRDPRPAFKTATFKEGVEKIGDLQPGMVLEGVVTNVAAFGAFVDVGVHQDGLVHISALSKTFVKDPRDVVKPGDVVRVKVLDVDPVRKRIALTLRLDDEAGSGSGGPGRQRQSGENGGGGGGGGGRGRDGRSGGDRRGGNGGGNGGGGGQGGDRRGGGNGGGGGGGGGQGGGGGRGGDRRGGGSSEPQGALADALRRAGLA, from the coding sequence GTGGCAGCGACAGCAGCGTCCATCCACCTGCGCATCGCCGAGGAGCTCGGCGTCACCGAACGGCAAGTCCGGTCGGCCGTCGAGCTCCTGGACGGCGGCGCGACCGTGCCGTTCGTCGCGCGGTACCGCAAGGAGGTGACCGAGGGGCTGGACGACGCGCAGCTGCGCACGCTGGAGGAGCGGCTGCGCTACCTGCGCGAGCTGGAGGAGCGCCGGGAGGCGATCCTGGAGTCCATCCGCAGCCAGGGCAAGCTCGACGAGGCCCTGGAGGCGCAGATCCTCGCCGCGGACTCCAAGTCCCGGCTGGAGGACATCTACCTGCCGTTCAAGCCCAAGCGGCGCACCAAGGCGATGATCGCGCGCGAGGCCGGGCTGGAGCCCTTGGCCGACGCGCTGCTCGGCGACCCGGCGCTGGACCCGACGGCGACCGCCGCGGACTACGTCGACGCCGACAAGGGCGTCGCGGACGCCGCCGCGGCCCTGGACGGCGCGCGCTCGATCCTGGTCGAGCGCTTCGGCGAGGACGCCGACCTGATCGGCGCGCTGCGCGAGCGCATGTGGAGCTCGGGCCGCATCACCTCCAAGGTCCGCGAGGGCAAGGAGGAGGCCGGCGCGAAGTTCTCCGACTACTTCGACTTCGCCGAGCCCTTCACCGCGCTGCCGTCGCACCGCATCCTGGCGCTGTTGCGGGGCGAGAAGGAGGAGGTCCTGGACCTCACCTTCGACCCCGAGGACTCCGATCCTGATCCCGGCGCGCCGGTCACCCAGAGCGGGTACGAGGTCCGGATCGCCAAGACCTTCGCCATCCCTTCGCCGACCACCCCCGGCGCCGGCGTGAAGTGGCTGAACGACACGGTCCGCTGGGCCTGGCGCACCCGGATCCTGGTCCGCCTGGGCGTGGACATCCGCATGCAGCTGTGGACCCTGGCCGAGGACGAGGCGGTCCGGGTGTTCGCGGCCAACCTGCGCGACCTGCTCCTGGCCGCCCCGGCCGGCACCCGCGCGACGATGGGCCTGGACCCCGGCTACCGGACCGGCGTGAAGGTCGCGGTCGTGGACGCCACCGGCAAGGTGGTCGCCACCGACGTGATCTACCCGCACGTCCCGCAGAACAAGTGGAACGAGGCCCTGGCGAAGCTGGCCTCCCTGGTCAAGGTGCACAAGGTCGAGCTGATCGCGTTCGGCAACGGCACCGCCTCCCGTGAGACCGACAAGCTGGCCCAGGAACTGGTCGCCAACATGCCGGAGCTGAAGCTGACCAAGATCATGGTCTCCGAGGCCGGCGCCTCGGTGTACTCGGCCTCGGCGTTCGCCTCGCAGGAACTGCCGGACATGGACGTCTCCCTGCGCGGCGCGGTGTCGATCGCCCGGCGCCTCCAGGACCCGCTGGCCGAGCTGGTGAAGATCGACCCCAAGTCGATCGGCGTCGGCCAGTACCAGCACGACCTGGCCGAGGGCAAGCTGTCGCGCTCGCTGGACGCGGTGGTCGAGGACTGCGTGAACGCGGTCGGCGTGGACGTGAACACCGCCTCGGCCCCGCTGCTGACGCGGGTGTCGGGCATCGGCTCGTCCCTGGCGGACAACATCGTCGCGCACCGCGACGCCAACGGCCCCTTCGCCACCCGCAGCGCCATCAAGAACGTCCCGCGCCTCGGCGCGAAGGCCTTCGAGCAGTGCGCCGGCTTCCTGCGCATCCCCGGCGGCGACGACCCCCTGGACGCCTCCTCGGTCCACCCCGAGGCCTACCCGGTGGTCCGCCGCATCCTGGCCACCACCGGCACCGGCATCAAGGAGCTGATCGGCGACACCAAGACGCTGCGCGCGCTGAAGCCGACGGAGTTCGCCGACGACACCTTCGGCGTCCCGACCGTCACCGACATCCTCGCCGAGCTGGAGAAGCCGGGCCGCGACCCCCGCCCCGCCTTCAAGACCGCGACCTTCAAGGAGGGCGTGGAGAAGATCGGCGACCTCCAGCCCGGCATGGTGCTGGAGGGCGTGGTCACGAACGTCGCGGCGTTCGGCGCCTTCGTCGACGTCGGCGTCCACCAGGACGGCCTGGTGCACATCTCGGCCCTGTCGAAGACGTTCGTGAAGGACCCGCGCGACGTGGTGAAGCCCGGCGACGTGGTCCGGGTGAAGGTGCTGGACGTGGACCCGGTGCGCAAGCGCATCGCGCTGACGCTGCGCCTGGACGACGAGGCGGGCTCCGGCTCCGGCGGCCCGGGCCGCCAGCGGCAGTCCGGCGAGAACGGCGGTGGCGGCGGCGGTGGCGGCGGCCGCGGGCGCGACGGCCGCAGCGGCGGCGACCGGCGGGGCGGCAACGGCGGTGGCAACGGCGGCGGTGGCGGACAGGGCGGCGACCGGCGCGGCGGTGGCAACGGTGGTGGCGGTGGTGGCGGCGGCGGCCAGGGCGGCGGCGGTGGCCGCGGCGGCGACCGCCGTGGCGGCGGAAGCAGCGAACCGCAGGGTGCGCTGGCTGACGCGCTGCGGCGGGCCGGGCTGGCGTAG
- a CDS encoding trans-aconitate 2-methyltransferase, with the protein MRGHAFTDDDSALMYDVENPWDPDGSMHERFLTDAAVAVDAVLDVGCGTGSYLHTARERGAGGRLVGVDPDESMLARARRRTDIEWLRCTAAEMTFEAEFPAVTMNSNAFQCLATDDELRASLAAIRRAIRPNGVFIFGTRHLQARAWEAWNPDNGGAFTMPDGREYRGWFEVESVAGPLVTFTDTVASLDGTPLRVARATLRFHTPETLNPFLEEAGFAVENQYGDQKTGPLTDASREIITHARAQ; encoded by the coding sequence TTGCGCGGGCACGCCTTCACCGACGACGACTCAGCCCTCATGTACGACGTGGAGAACCCCTGGGATCCCGACGGTTCGATGCACGAGCGGTTCCTCACCGACGCCGCCGTCGCCGTCGACGCGGTCCTGGACGTCGGCTGCGGCACCGGAAGCTACCTGCACACCGCCCGGGAGCGCGGCGCCGGGGGCCGGCTGGTCGGCGTCGATCCGGACGAGTCGATGCTGGCCCGCGCCCGGCGCCGGACCGACATCGAGTGGCTCCGGTGCACGGCCGCCGAGATGACCTTCGAGGCCGAATTCCCGGCCGTCACGATGAACAGCAATGCCTTCCAATGCCTCGCCACCGACGACGAACTGCGGGCCTCGCTGGCCGCGATCCGCCGGGCGATCCGGCCGAACGGCGTCTTCATATTCGGGACCCGGCACCTCCAGGCCCGCGCCTGGGAGGCGTGGAACCCCGACAACGGCGGCGCCTTCACCATGCCCGACGGGCGCGAATACCGCGGCTGGTTCGAGGTGGAGTCGGTGGCCGGACCGCTGGTGACCTTCACCGACACCGTCGCGAGCCTGGACGGGACACCGCTGCGGGTCGCGCGGGCCACGCTGCGCTTCCACACCCCCGAGACGCTGAACCCGTTCCTGGAAGAGGCCGGCTTCGCGGTCGAGAACCAGTACGGGGACCAGAAGACCGGTCCGCTGACCGACGCCAGCCGCGAAATCATCACCCACGCGCGCGCCCAATAA